The sequence below is a genomic window from Corythoichthys intestinalis isolate RoL2023-P3 chromosome 12, ASM3026506v1, whole genome shotgun sequence.
GTGACGGCTTTGGCCTCGTTGCATGCTGGGAAACGTCAAGCAAAAGAGACGACGGTGAATTTCCGTTCCACTTGCCCAACATTGACCTGCTGGGACCACAATGAGTGAGTGTGTGTTGAACAGAAGTAAGACTTGTTGCGGGGTGCCCCAACCCCACCCCTTGCCTGAGGATGGATTGACTCCGGTCCTTTCCTGTCACCGTGACGACAGGAAAAGATGCGACAGTCGGGTCTTTTAGCGTGCAGGTGCACGCGTGCTATTGGACAAAATAGACCGAACCCCCCCATCACGATAAAGCCCCCAGTCTTCAGCCAGGAGCGTGGAAGCCGGGCAGCGGATGTGGCGGCACCCGTCCCGCTCGTGAGGGACACGGCCTTCTTTATCTGGACGGCAGGTGCCCCTTTTTCTCATCCGCCGGATCCGACGTTGGCGCCCGGCCCGCTCGGCGTTCATTGTCCCCCCGCAGGTGGCCGCCCTTCTCGTCGGCCGTTCCTTCTCCCGCAGACTTCCTTCCTTCTGTCACAACAAACAAGTCGCCTTCTGTTACCGGTCGGAGCCTTCGGTCCTCACGGCTCGGAGGAGGGTGTCAATGCGTCTTTTGACTTGTCGAGGAGTCGTGAATGCAACAAGTGAGACTGCCAGAGCGTGTAAATCTTCACCTGAGCTTGCAGCGTGTATCTGTGTTGCGTTTTGTAGTTGGAAACTACAACAAGCCACTACCGTATCTGTTTTGTGAGGTATGCGAGATGGTTTGATTTGCCGAAAGCTTTGCCCGTCAGTCTGTGGAATGAAGAGAACCTGGCGGCAGAGCGGGTTGAGGTTTGGGAGAGCCTTAAATGCCGGCAGAATGTTATTTATGTCAAAGATGATGAGATATTCGGGTGTACAGGTGTCAAGAGTTACTCTGGCGGTTTATTTGGATTGTGTGGATAATTTGGGAGTATGGGGTGGGAGGGGGGCTTCTCAACGACAACACAAGGACTACTCAGCATACTGCTAGCAAGTCGTTCAACCTCCCCTCACGAGCACAAGATGAGAGGTCTTCAGGGAGGAGCTGCTCCCAGGAGGGGGCCAGTGGTGGGGGCTGTTCATTAAGATCACTTTCCAGCGTGAGGTGCGTCACTTTCAGAGCATTCCGTGCAGAGTGAGAAGGTACCCCCCAAACCCACCCCGACCGGCGACACGAGGTGGACATGAAGATTTGGAACTATCTTCTCGCCATTCCATAAAGAAACTTTTGCCGTTTACTCGGCGAGGCTCCAAATAAAGATGAACGTTTTCCGAACCCCTCAGGAAGCCTACCGTGGACCCGACTCGGCGCGGGAGCCGACGTCCCGCCCCGTCGCGTCGGCCCCTCGCCTCCACCCGCCGGGGGGAGCCAGGGGGGGCTCGTCCAGGGCGGCGCGGGAACTGAGCGCCGAAGAGCAGCAGGAGCTGAGGAGGAAGATCAACAGCCGTGAGAGGAAGAGGATGCAAGACCTCAACGTGGCCATGGACGCCCTCAGGGAGGTGATGGTCCCCTACGCCTCGTCCGCCCCTTCCTCTGCGCCATCGCACGTGCCCCCCGGCCGCCGGCTCTCCAAGATCTCCACGCTGGTGTTGGCGCGAAACTACATCCTGCTGCTGGGCTCGTCCCTGCAGGAAATGCGCCGGCTGCTGGGCGAGCTGGGCGCGGGGCCCGGCCCCCGCCTGCTGTTGACAGGGGGCTGGCCCCTGGTCTCGGGCCCCGGTCAGCTCCTCCTGCCGGCCGCCCCCTTCAAGTGTCCCCCGCCGTCCGTCGCCGAGGCCCCGCTGGACGCCGCGCGCTGGGGCCCGGGGCCGCCCGCGGGGTTGCCCCTGTGCCCCTGCGGCGTGTGCGGACTGCCCGGGTTGAGCCACCCGGCTCCGCCTCCCAGATTCCCAAAGTGACGACGATGATGACGAGGAACCATCGTTAACAAAACGGCTGAATTGCTGAGCGTTGAGATGGAATGAATTAGCTTGCTAGTAATGCTAACAAAGACGCTAAGTGTGGAGGTGAAATTTTTGGACATTCTAACAAACAAACGGAGTGGGTGAACCTCCCAGATTGGTAAAGTGACACCCGGACGACGAAGATTACCTTGAAAATGATGCGTTGCCGTGAAATGATTAGCTTGTTAGCAACGCTAACACAGACTTCAGAGATGAAACCTTTGGATGAGCTGACAAACAAACGGTTTGTCGAACCCTGTGGCCCCGCCCCTGGCGTGAAAAGATCAAAGTCTTGTCACGACTCCAGAAGATGCCCCGAACGTGAGCACTTTGTGCGGATTAAGCGCGTGAAAAGAGCGGGCGGACAAAGCCGTCGGGCTGACGGCTGGACGCAATTAAGTCAGATTACAGCGTATGAGGACGAGGGGGCGAGGCTTCATCAAAGTTGCACGCTCCATCTCGCTTATTTGCATAAAGCTGCCGGATTAGCTACCTTGCTATATTGTCTACCTTTTTGGGCAAGTCCCACCCCATTTAAGAGGGTGCCGCTTTTGTCGGGGCGGAGGGATTTACAACTCATCTGATTTGTCTTGGTTCACTTTCAGCATTCAACTGTAATTGCTTTTGtattttggaaataaaatttgaaaaaaagcaaCCAAAATATTCTCTTTCCGCGACTACGGCAGGCGAAAATGATCATTTTAAACATGGAAAATGATCATGTTCCAATGTGAAAATTCCCCACATGAAAACACTGATGTGCAAccataaaaatgatcacattacaaggtttggtctcaacattggtagggacgatataacctgcaggtacactttttgctgaggacgggacgttaataaaaccaaacagattgggtgaaagagggtcagagctacatttctcaccaatatgaaactAATTCATTGATAGGCCAAAtggtcaatgcaaaataaatctgtattgaattATACTAACTGTCATGTAtactggttcagatgatacagtgtatcacaaaagtgagtacacccctcgcatttctgcagataagtatatcttttcatgggccaacactgacaaaatgacactttgacacaatgacaaGTAgtatgtgtgcagcttatataataatttatttctccatcaaaataacacaaaatatagccattgatgTCTAATCCCCTGAAAACAAAAGtgtgtacacccctttgaaaaaacgtacatccctaaatgtccaaattgagtactgcttgtcattttccttccaaaatctcatgtgactcgttacaggagtgctgtcagcattgctgcagagattgaagaggtgggggggtcagcctgttagccgcattctacatcaaattggtgtgcatggctgtcaccccaggaggaagcctcttctgaagacgttacacaagaaagcctgcaaacagtttgctgaagacatgtcaacagagCACGTGGATTACCGGAACCATGTCCtaaggtctgatgagacgggcagcctttcttgtgtaccgtcttcagaagaggcttcctcatggggtaacagccatgcacaccagtttgatgtaaagtgcggcatatggtttgagcactaacaggctgaccccacacctcttcaatctctgcagcaatgctgacagcactctgtaacgggtcacatgacattttggagtgaaaatgacaagcagtactcaatttggacatttagggatgtacgttttttcaaaggggtgtacacacttttgttgccaggggattagacatcaatggctatattttgtgttattttgagggagaaataaattattatataagctgcacacagactacttgtcattgtgtcaaagtgtcattttgtcagtgttggcccatgaaaagatatactgtacCGGCCCAaacataagacggccctgattataagacgacgccctctttttcaagactcaagtttgaaaaaagagtttttgaacaccaaattaatttttatacagaaaataattacagtacatctgaaacatgattataacaatatatttgagaggaaaAGCATGTTACTTTgcatcattcaaatcttaatatctgaactagggctgtcaaacgactagaatttttaatcgagttaatcacagcttaaaaattaattaatggtaattaatcgcaattcaaaccatctattaaatatgccatatttttcccgtaaattattgttggaatgaaaagataagacacaagacggatatatacattcaacatactgtacataagtactgtattt
It includes:
- the olig1 gene encoding oligodendrocyte transcription factor 1 — encoded protein: MNVFRTPQEAYRGPDSAREPTSRPVASAPRLHPPGGARGGSSRAARELSAEEQQELRRKINSRERKRMQDLNVAMDALREVMVPYASSAPSSAPSHVPPGRRLSKISTLVLARNYILLLGSSLQEMRRLLGELGAGPGPRLLLTGGWPLVSGPGQLLLPAAPFKCPPPSVAEAPLDAARWGPGPPAGLPLCPCGVCGLPGLSHPAPPPRFPK